One Cupriavidus oxalaticus genomic region harbors:
- a CDS encoding aromatic/alkene monooxygenase hydroxylase subunit beta, translated as MQIDIRTDSVSPIRQTFANLQRRLGADKPATRYQEAMYDLQPETSFHYRPLWQPQYELYDARRTQVVMQDWYALKDPRQFYYGSYVNARARQQDTMEKNLEFVEKRGLLASLPAQLRELLTLGVVPLRHVEWAANMNNAAITAYGFGSAITEAAMFQTMDRLGIAQYLTRIGLLAGDRAAVDAAKTAWMEDLAWQPLRHAIEDLIVREDWFELHVAQNLVMDGLLYPLVYQRLDARLSVESPAFSLVTDFMTTWYAETTRWVDATVRTAAQESPANAGVIAGFACAWLDRFQHALAPLARRLFADDADAALGEAVAALTRRLAGLGLVRAADTASPTPAPVAAAA; from the coding sequence ATGCAAATCGATATCCGTACGGACAGCGTCAGCCCGATCCGCCAGACCTTCGCCAATCTTCAACGGCGCCTTGGCGCCGACAAGCCCGCCACGCGCTACCAGGAGGCGATGTACGACCTGCAGCCCGAAACCAGCTTCCACTACCGGCCGCTGTGGCAGCCGCAATACGAGCTCTACGACGCGCGCCGCACGCAGGTGGTCATGCAGGACTGGTATGCGCTGAAAGATCCGCGCCAGTTCTACTACGGCAGCTACGTCAATGCACGGGCGCGCCAGCAAGACACGATGGAGAAGAACCTGGAGTTCGTGGAGAAGCGCGGCCTGCTGGCGTCGCTGCCGGCGCAACTGCGCGAACTGCTGACGCTGGGCGTGGTGCCCCTGCGCCACGTGGAGTGGGCAGCCAACATGAACAACGCCGCCATCACGGCTTATGGCTTCGGCTCGGCCATCACCGAGGCGGCCATGTTCCAGACCATGGATCGTCTTGGCATTGCGCAGTACCTGACCCGCATCGGCTTGCTGGCCGGCGACAGGGCGGCGGTCGATGCCGCCAAGACGGCATGGATGGAGGACCTGGCCTGGCAGCCACTGCGCCATGCGATCGAGGACCTGATCGTGCGTGAGGACTGGTTCGAACTGCACGTGGCGCAGAACCTCGTGATGGACGGGCTGCTTTACCCGCTGGTCTACCAGCGCCTGGATGCGCGCCTGTCCGTCGAAAGCCCGGCGTTCTCGCTGGTCACCGACTTCATGACCACCTGGTACGCAGAAACCACGCGCTGGGTTGACGCAACGGTCAGGACGGCGGCCCAGGAATCGCCCGCAAACGCCGGCGTGATCGCAGGCTTCGCCTGTGCATGGCTCGACCGCTTCCAGCACGCGCTGGCGCCGCTGGCGCGCCGCCTGTTCGCCGACGACGCCGATGCGGCACTGGGCGAAGCGGTTGCCGCGCTGACCAGGCGCCTGGCGGGGCTCGGGCTGGTCCGCGCCGCCGACACGGCATCTCCCACGCCGGCCCCCGTAGCCGCCGCTGCATGA
- a CDS encoding phenol hydroxylase subunit yields MTALIAQSTSPARGRAQPYVRVTARDEQWVEFEFSLGDPALYVELVMRPDQFSAFCAAQCAIAVPHLLGRALEHERDKWSDTVA; encoded by the coding sequence ATGACCGCATTGATTGCCCAGTCCACGTCGCCGGCCCGCGGACGCGCCCAGCCCTACGTCCGCGTGACCGCGCGCGACGAGCAGTGGGTCGAGTTCGAGTTCTCGCTCGGCGACCCCGCGCTTTACGTCGAGCTGGTCATGCGCCCTGACCAGTTCTCGGCGTTCTGCGCCGCCCAGTGCGCCATCGCGGTGCCGCACCTGCTGGGCCGCGCACTGGAACATGAGCGCGATAAATGGAGCGATACCGTGGCCTGA
- a CDS encoding aromatic/alkene/methane monooxygenase hydroxylase/oxygenase subunit alpha, whose product MTTVTATAAAARQAARPKLSLKEKYAVLTRDLGWETTYQPMDAVFPHDQFEGIVIHDWNGWEDPFRLTMDAYWKFQSEKERKLYAIIDAFQQNNGQLNVTDARYVNALKLFLTGVSPLEYAAHRGFAMAGRNLRGVGARVACQMQSIDELRHCQTQIHTISHYNKYFNGFADWRHLHDRLWYLSVPKSYFEDAMTAGPFEFITAISFSFEYVLTNLLFMPFMSGAAYNGDMATVTFGFSAQSDESRHMTLGLEVVKFMLEQDPANRPIIQKWIDKWFWRGYRLLTLVAMMMDYMLPKRVMSWKEAWEIYFEQNGGALFADLARYGIRMPRYHEQAAKEKDHLSHIAWSIFYNFNHAAAIHTWVPEPSEMAWLAEKYPDSFDKHYRPRFDYWQQQQQTGQRWYNPGLPMLCQVCQIPMAFTEPDDPTQICYREAEHDGDHYHFCSDGCRDIFLDEPEKYVQAWLPVHQIFQGNCGGATLPEVLDWYHLSPADRGDFADSQDRANWQRWTGAAGAQAAEQGGGAPCCGHGHD is encoded by the coding sequence ATGACCACCGTCACCGCAACCGCCGCAGCCGCCCGTCAGGCCGCCCGGCCCAAGCTGTCGCTCAAGGAAAAGTACGCCGTGCTGACGCGCGACCTGGGCTGGGAAACCACTTACCAGCCAATGGATGCCGTGTTCCCGCACGACCAGTTCGAAGGCATCGTGATCCACGACTGGAACGGCTGGGAAGACCCGTTCCGCCTGACCATGGACGCGTATTGGAAATTCCAGTCCGAGAAGGAGCGCAAGCTGTACGCGATCATCGACGCGTTCCAGCAGAACAACGGCCAGCTCAATGTCACCGACGCGCGCTACGTCAACGCGCTCAAGCTGTTCCTGACCGGCGTGTCGCCGCTGGAGTATGCCGCGCACCGCGGCTTTGCCATGGCCGGGCGCAACCTGCGTGGCGTGGGCGCGCGCGTGGCGTGCCAGATGCAGTCGATCGACGAGCTGCGCCATTGCCAGACGCAGATCCACACCATCAGCCACTACAACAAGTACTTCAACGGCTTTGCCGACTGGCGCCACCTGCATGACCGGCTGTGGTATCTGTCGGTGCCGAAGTCGTATTTCGAGGACGCCATGACGGCAGGGCCGTTCGAGTTCATCACGGCCATCTCGTTCTCGTTCGAATACGTGCTGACCAACCTGCTGTTCATGCCGTTCATGTCGGGCGCGGCCTACAACGGCGACATGGCTACCGTGACCTTCGGCTTTTCCGCACAGTCCGATGAATCGCGCCACATGACGCTCGGGCTGGAAGTGGTGAAGTTCATGCTGGAGCAGGACCCGGCCAACCGCCCGATCATCCAGAAGTGGATCGACAAGTGGTTCTGGCGCGGCTACCGCCTGCTGACGCTGGTGGCGATGATGATGGACTACATGCTGCCCAAGCGCGTGATGAGCTGGAAGGAGGCGTGGGAGATCTACTTCGAGCAGAACGGCGGCGCGCTGTTCGCCGACCTGGCGCGCTATGGCATCCGCATGCCCAGGTACCACGAGCAGGCCGCGAAGGAGAAGGACCACCTGTCGCACATCGCCTGGTCGATCTTCTACAACTTCAACCACGCCGCGGCAATCCACACCTGGGTGCCCGAACCGTCGGAGATGGCCTGGCTCGCCGAGAAGTATCCCGACAGCTTCGACAAGCACTATCGGCCGCGCTTCGACTACTGGCAGCAGCAACAGCAGACCGGGCAGCGCTGGTACAACCCTGGCCTGCCGATGCTGTGCCAGGTGTGCCAGATCCCGATGGCCTTCACCGAGCCCGACGATCCGACGCAGATCTGCTACCGCGAGGCCGAGCATGACGGCGACCACTACCACTTCTGCTCGGACGGCTGCCGCGACATCTTCCTGGACGAGCCCGAGAAGTATGTGCAGGCGTGGCTGCCGGTGCACCAGATCTTCCAGGGCAACTGCGGCGGCGCGACGCTGCCCGAGGTGCTGGACTGGTATCACCTGAGCCCCGCCGACCGCGGCGATTTCGCCGATTCGCAGGACCGCGCCAACTGGCAGCGCTGGACCGGCGCCGCAGGCGCGCAGGCTGCGGAGCAGGGCGGCGGCGCGCCGTGCTGCGGCCACGGACACGACTGA
- a CDS encoding MmoB/DmpM family protein has product MTAQIVFIALQANEEMRPVIDAIEADNPHATVNRYPAMVKIDAPGRLEINRASVEERMGRAWDVQELQLGLISLAGNIDETEDRFVLAWH; this is encoded by the coding sequence ATGACCGCACAGATTGTATTTATCGCCCTGCAGGCCAACGAAGAGATGCGTCCCGTCATCGACGCGATCGAGGCCGACAACCCGCATGCCACCGTCAACCGCTATCCGGCCATGGTCAAGATCGACGCGCCGGGGCGCCTGGAAATCAACCGCGCCAGCGTGGAAGAACGCATGGGGCGCGCGTGGGACGTGCAGGAACTGCAGCTCGGCCTGATCTCGCTGGCCGGCAACATCGACGAAACCGAAGACCGGTTCGTGCTGGCCTGGCACTGA